The following proteins are co-located in the Flectobacillus major DSM 103 genome:
- a CDS encoding helix-turn-helix domain-containing protein encodes MEILYPINNISSYNADNNHKTLHPLVSVIDFSKATKRNWGTEAKTIKFQYGLYCIYLKDVKCGDIRYGRDYYDYQAGTLVFFAPGQVMEVENQGITYQPMGYGLVFHPDLIHGTILAKTINDYNFFSYKTNEALHISDDERQLVLDLLAKIELELKQPVDKHSKKLITSNIELFLNYCERFYDRQFITRDNVNRGILTKFEDLLNNYFLSEKPQSIGVPSVAYCADELHLSANYFGDLIKKETGQTAKEYILNKTIEIAKNKVYAGDKTVNEIAYELGFKYPQHFTRLFKQRVGCTPNEYKHLN; translated from the coding sequence ATGGAAATTTTATATCCAATAAACAATATCAGTAGCTACAATGCTGACAATAATCACAAAACACTACACCCTTTGGTGAGTGTGATAGATTTTTCAAAAGCTACTAAAAGAAATTGGGGTACAGAAGCCAAAACTATTAAGTTTCAGTACGGATTATATTGTATTTACCTGAAAGATGTGAAGTGTGGCGATATTCGCTATGGGCGAGATTATTACGACTATCAGGCGGGTACTTTGGTGTTTTTTGCTCCAGGGCAAGTGATGGAAGTAGAGAATCAGGGGATAACTTATCAGCCTATGGGTTATGGTTTGGTTTTTCATCCTGACTTAATACACGGAACAATTCTTGCCAAAACTATCAACGACTATAATTTTTTTAGCTATAAAACCAACGAAGCATTACATATTTCAGACGATGAACGCCAATTGGTTTTAGACCTTTTAGCCAAAATTGAATTAGAACTAAAACAGCCCGTTGACAAGCATAGCAAGAAACTCATAACCTCTAATATAGAATTGTTTCTCAACTATTGTGAACGATTTTACGACCGTCAGTTTATTACTAGGGATAATGTTAATAGAGGAATTTTAACAAAATTTGAAGACTTGCTGAATAACTATTTTCTATCTGAAAAACCGCAAAGTATTGGTGTGCCTTCAGTGGCTTATTGTGCCGATGAACTTCATTTATCTGCTAACTATTTTGGTGATTTAATTAAAAAAGAAACAGGACAAACCGCAAAAGAATATATCCTGAACAAAACGATTGAAATAGCTAAAAATAAAGTGTATGCAGGCGATAAAACCGTGAATGAAATTGCCTACGAATTGGGCTTTAAGTACCCACAGCATTTTACCAGATTGTTTAAACAACGAGTAGGATGTACGCCAAATGAATATAAGCATTTAAACTAA
- a CDS encoding HlyD family secretion protein — MQSQLFPPEIIENTIESYLPSVSIRSQSIFMLVLLAIIGAFAATPFIFVDVSVQSNGIIRTVADKTEIHSLVSGLIADVRAKENTLIVQGQPLFVLKTDVLDTKIRLNTHQQHEKTQLIQDLFLLVKIDSSSILKIKGLTSPLYTQQYNQFKYTLQENIQHQRKVKKELDTDRTLYREKVIAMREFDEKEYAYNQLLAEFRSSTEKQITLWQSDLSHYQIELTELQAIQKQLLEEKEQYVIKASATGTIQQLTGKYIGSSVQAGENLGIISPDSNLLVECYVNPQDIGFLRKGMQANFQINSFNYNQWGLAGGKIISIANDFVIQSQQPVFKVQCSLDNTFLKLKNGYIGQFKKGMNLRARFIITQRSLYQLMYDKVDDWVNPKI; from the coding sequence ATGCAATCTCAGCTTTTCCCACCTGAAATTATTGAAAATACTATCGAATCTTATTTGCCAAGTGTTTCGATAAGAAGTCAGTCTATTTTTATGCTTGTTTTGTTAGCCATTATTGGAGCTTTTGCTGCTACTCCATTCATTTTCGTTGATGTATCAGTCCAAAGTAATGGGATTATCAGAACAGTAGCCGATAAGACCGAAATACATTCCTTAGTTTCGGGTTTAATTGCTGATGTAAGGGCAAAAGAAAATACACTAATCGTTCAGGGACAGCCCCTTTTTGTTCTTAAAACAGATGTTTTGGATACAAAAATTCGATTGAACACTCACCAACAACATGAAAAAACACAACTAATCCAAGACCTATTCTTATTAGTAAAAATTGATTCATCTTCGATTCTAAAGATAAAAGGTTTAACGTCTCCATTATACACTCAACAGTATAATCAGTTTAAATACACACTTCAAGAAAATATCCAACACCAACGCAAAGTCAAGAAGGAGTTAGATACTGACCGAACTCTATATAGAGAAAAAGTGATTGCGATGCGTGAATTTGACGAAAAAGAATATGCTTATAATCAACTACTTGCGGAGTTCCGTTCAAGTACTGAAAAGCAAATTACGCTTTGGCAATCTGATTTGAGCCACTATCAGATTGAGCTTACAGAATTGCAAGCAATCCAAAAACAATTATTAGAAGAAAAGGAACAGTATGTAATTAAAGCATCTGCTACTGGTACTATCCAACAGTTGACAGGTAAGTATATAGGGAGTAGTGTACAGGCAGGAGAAAATTTAGGTATTATTTCCCCTGATTCAAATTTACTAGTTGAGTGCTATGTGAATCCACAGGATATTGGTTTCCTGAGAAAAGGGATGCAAGCTAATTTTCAAATAAATAGCTTTAATTACAATCAATGGGGTTTGGCAGGTGGAAAGATTATAAGTATCGCCAACGATTTTGTTATCCAGAGCCAACAGCCCGTTTTCAAAGTTCAATGTTCATTAGATAATACGTTCCTTAAATTAAAAAATGGATATATTGGTCAATTCAAAAAAGGAATGAACCTTAGAGCACGATTTATAATTACACAAAGAAGTCTTTATCAATTAATGTATGATAAAGTGGATGATTGGGTAAATCCTAAAATTTAA
- a CDS encoding aldo/keto reductase has product MQSVKLNNGIAMPILGFGVFQIPDANECEKTVIDAIETGYRLIDTAASYMNEQAVGTAIKNCGVAREELFITTKLWVQDTGYEKTKLAFHKSLERLQLEYLDLYLIHQPYGDVFGSWRAMEELYKEGKIRAIGVSNFQPDRIMDLLMFGGETPPAVNQVETHPFCQQVDNQTFLKENNVQIESWGPFAEGKNNIFQNELLRSFSAKYNKSVAQIILRWLTQRNVVVIPKSVRKERMAENFNSLDFELDEADMESIKNLDTKTSLFFDHRNPEIIKWMGNRKLDI; this is encoded by the coding sequence ATGCAATCAGTAAAACTAAACAACGGAATCGCAATGCCAATATTAGGCTTTGGTGTGTTCCAAATTCCAGATGCTAATGAATGTGAAAAGACGGTGATTGATGCCATAGAAACGGGTTATCGCCTAATCGACACTGCTGCATCTTACATGAACGAACAAGCGGTAGGAACGGCTATCAAAAACTGTGGCGTAGCCAGAGAAGAACTTTTTATTACGACCAAACTTTGGGTTCAAGATACAGGCTACGAAAAAACAAAATTGGCTTTTCATAAATCTTTAGAGCGATTACAATTAGAGTATTTAGATTTATACTTGATTCACCAACCTTACGGCGATGTTTTTGGCTCGTGGCGAGCGATGGAAGAACTTTATAAAGAAGGTAAAATCAGAGCCATTGGCGTTTCTAATTTCCAGCCCGACAGAATTATGGATTTATTAATGTTTGGAGGAGAAACGCCACCAGCAGTAAACCAAGTAGAAACACATCCTTTCTGCCAGCAAGTAGATAACCAAACGTTTTTAAAAGAAAATAATGTTCAGATAGAATCTTGGGGGCCTTTTGCAGAAGGGAAAAACAATATTTTCCAGAATGAATTATTACGTTCTTTTTCAGCAAAATATAATAAGAGTGTGGCTCAAATCATTCTGAGATGGCTAACCCAAAGGAACGTCGTTGTTATTCCAAAGTCGGTTCGTAAAGAAAGAATGGCGGAAAACTTTAATAGCTTAGATTTTGAACTTGATGAAGCCGACATGGAAAGTATCAAAAATTTAGATACCAAAACAAGTCTCTTTTTCGACCATCGCAACCCCGAAATTATTAAGTGGATGGGCAATAGAAAATTGGATATTTAG